The sequence GCAACGCGAGCCCCTCCGCCCCGCTGCCCTCCCCACGGCCCTCGGAAACACTCACAGGGCCGCTGCGGATTGGCGCCTCGGAAGGTGTGTTCAGCCAGGTGGTGACCGTGGACCCCTCCGAGCTGACCCGCCACAGCGCATTCCTGGGCACCACGGGGAGCGGCAAGACGACGCTGGCGCTCAACGTCCTGGAGCAGCTGCTCCTCCGCGGCGTGCCCGCCATCCTCGTCGACCGGAAGGGGGACCTCGCCGCGTACGCGCGGGACCTCTCCTGGGAGGAACATCTGGACGACCCCGCCCTCATCGAGCGCCGCCGCCTGCTGCGCGAGCGGGTCGAGGTCGCGCTCTACACGCCGGGCCGCTCCGACGGACGGCCGCTGGCCATCCCTGTGATTCCACGCGGCCTTGAAAGCCTGTCGCCGGAGGAGCGTGAGCAAGGTGTGCAGCAGGCCGCGGACGCCATCGCGGGCATGCTCGAATACAAGACCAGCCCCAATGACAAGGCAGCCCGGGCGCTGCTCACGCAGGCCTTGCGCCTGTTGGTCCAGCGGCCTCCGGGCACTGAATTGACCCTGGAGATGGTCCAGAAGTTCGTCGCGGAGCAGGACGAGTCGCTCCGGCAGGAAACGGGGGGCCTGCCAACCAAGACGTTCGCCAAGCTCGCCCAGGACCTCGAAGTGCTCCGGCTCGACCTCCGCCCCCTGCTGGCAACGGGTGGAGAACGTCTGGACATCAGCGAACTGCTGGGGCTCGGCGCCGCGAGCACACCGGGCAAGACGCGACTGAGCATCATCAGCACCAAGTACCTGGGAGACCTCAGCCGCGTCCGCTTCTGGGTGTCTCAACTGCTGCTGGAGGCGAACCGCTGGACCAGCCAGCACCCCGCATCCAAGCTCCAGGCTGTCATGCTCTTCGACGAAGCCGACATCTATCTGCCCGCGACGAGCAAGCCCGCGACGAAGCAGCCGATGGAGAACCTGCTCAAGCGCGCGCGCTCAGCGGGCGTGGGCGTCATGCTGGGTACGCAGAGCCCGGGAGACCTGGACTACAAGTGCCGGGAGAACGTGCGCACCTGGTTCGTCGGCGGGGTGAAGGAAGACAACGCCCTGAAGAAGCTCAAGCCCATGTTCACCGAGGCCCGCATCGACGCCGAAACCCGCCTCCCCAGCCAGAAGCCGGGCCAGTTCCACGTCCTGCGCGAGGGGAAGGTCCAGCAACTGAAGGCGGACCGCTCCGCGATTCGCACCGACCAGCTCTCCGAGGACGAAATCCTCAAGGAGGCACGCCGCACGCTGGAACGCGGCTCACACTGAGCGCACGGAACGTTCATTCCACCGGGCCCCCCGCCCGGGGACCATGGACGACTCGAACTGGACGGAACGTTCCTGGTATCAAGCGCCTCGACATGAGCCGCCCGCACTCCCCCACGCGCTTCCCGGACCGGACATCCTTCGAGACGTTCGTGGCCCAGGGCTACAACCAGGTGCCCGTGGTGCGGCGGCTCCCGCTCGGGGCGCTGCGTCCCGTGGACCTCCTGCGAGCCCTCCCAGCGGAAAGCCGGTTCCTGCTGGAGAGCACCCGGGTCAGCGCCGAGGGGCGCTATTCCTTCCTCGGCGCGAAGCCCTTCCTGCGCTTCACCGCGAAAGAGGGACAGTGCTTCATGGATGGCGCGCTCCAGCAGGGTACGCCGAAGGAAGTGCTGCGCTCGCTCCTGCGCCGGTGGCGTGGCGTGCGTCATCCCGGAATGCCGCTCTTCTGCGGCGGCGCGGTGGGCTTCTTCGGCTACGAGGCCGCGCACTGTTTCGAGTCCCTGCCCCGGCACCCACGGGACGACCTGCACCTGCCCGAAATCGACCTGTCATTCATCGATACCTTCCTGACGGTGGACCACCACGAGGGCCAATTGCTCGCGGTGGCCACGGGCTCGGACTGGGAGGACTGCGAGCGCAGGTTGGACGCGTTGGAGGCCCACGTCCGCACCGCGAGGCCCACGGCGCCACGCGCGCCACCCGCGATGGACGGGCCCACCTCGGCGTATCGCTCCAACTTCACCCTCGATGCCTACCTGGACGCGGTCGAGCGCGTGCGCGAGTACATCCGCGCCGGTGACACGTATCAGGTCAATCTCTCACAGCGGCTGGAGGTGGACTTTCCCGGTGAGCCGCTCGCGCTCTACGAGACGCTGTCCGCCATCAACCCCGTCCACTTCGCCAGCTATCTCGAAGGGGACGGCTTCCACGTCGTCAGCGCCTCACCCGAGCGGCTGGTGCGCGTGGAGAACGGCCGAGCCACCACGCGGCCCATCGCCGGAACGCGCCGACGGGGCACGCCCGAAGAGGAAGCGCGCTTCGTCCACGAGCTGCGCACCAACGAGAAGGAGCGCGCCGAGCACGCCATGCTGGTGGACCTGGAGCGCAACGACCTGGGCCGGGTGTGCACCTATGGCTCGGTCGAGGTAACGAAGCTGATGGACATCGTCGAGTACGCCCACGTCCTCCACATTGAATCGGAGGTCGTCGGCCAGCTCGCGCCGGGCGTGGAGCCGCTGGACGTGGTGGGCGCGCTCTTCCCAGGAGGGACGATTACGGGCGTGCCGAAGATACGCACGATGCAACTCATCACCGAGCTGGAGCCACATGCGCGTGGGCTCTATACGGGCTCGTTGGGGTACCTGTCCTTCACGGGTGATTTGGATTTGAACATCGTCATCCGCACGCTGGTGGTGAAGGACGGCCGGGCCTACGCGCAGGTGGGAGGCGGCATCGTCCACGACTCGCAGCCCCGACAGGAATACAAGGAGACGCTCAACAAGGCGCGCTCGCAGCTCCTGGCCCTGGCATCGGTGGGGAGGCCGGGATGATTCTCGTCATCGACAACTTCGATTCCTTCACCTTCAACCTCGTGCAAGCG is a genomic window of Myxococcus virescens containing:
- a CDS encoding anthranilate synthase component I family protein codes for the protein MSRPHSPTRFPDRTSFETFVAQGYNQVPVVRRLPLGALRPVDLLRALPAESRFLLESTRVSAEGRYSFLGAKPFLRFTAKEGQCFMDGALQQGTPKEVLRSLLRRWRGVRHPGMPLFCGGAVGFFGYEAAHCFESLPRHPRDDLHLPEIDLSFIDTFLTVDHHEGQLLAVATGSDWEDCERRLDALEAHVRTARPTAPRAPPAMDGPTSAYRSNFTLDAYLDAVERVREYIRAGDTYQVNLSQRLEVDFPGEPLALYETLSAINPVHFASYLEGDGFHVVSASPERLVRVENGRATTRPIAGTRRRGTPEEEARFVHELRTNEKERAEHAMLVDLERNDLGRVCTYGSVEVTKLMDIVEYAHVLHIESEVVGQLAPGVEPLDVVGALFPGGTITGVPKIRTMQLITELEPHARGLYTGSLGYLSFTGDLDLNIVIRTLVVKDGRAYAQVGGGIVHDSQPRQEYKETLNKARSQLLALASVGRPG